One Bufo gargarizans isolate SCDJY-AF-19 chromosome 4, ASM1485885v1, whole genome shotgun sequence DNA window includes the following coding sequences:
- the LOC122935140 gene encoding uncharacterized protein LOC122935140: protein MPTGEKVFNRREWSTVSKAKDRSKRRKTEYSFFGFDVSRSVLTLESTVHDDSEDVFITISSGQNSDIIISSNYDIIDCIVEEDDSILPFSDTDIVDVAEDPTGRVNLHDSSTVFDKELDELLGEMNRMYSSATPSLVSFTSNPLKSENLKYIVFQDTEDENRIGHYDWCQCQNCIPMPTNIESVCCKEISNADAFLEELNCITEHELFVIYCKRVETVNINFRSWGIVQQEPSVKDLNRLLRKTAYRSFTAWIHGYLGPCNRRPIPACAVNSVRISFPDPESIYLGYKNTRERAAEFLAFE, encoded by the exons atgccaacagGTGAGAAAGTtttcaacagaagggagtggtcaacagtgtcgaaggcaaaGGACCGGTCAAAGAGAAGGAAGACAGAGTATTCTTTCTTTGGTTTTGATGTTAGTAGGTCAGTgctgactttg GAATCAACTGTTCACGATGATTCTGAAGACGTTTTTATTACCATCAGTAGTGGTCAAAATTCTGATATTATTATTTCAAGCAACTACGATATCATCGATTGTATTGTTGAAGAAGACGACAGTATAttg CCATTTTCTGATACTGATATTGTGGATGTTGCAGAAGATCCCACCGGGCGGGTGAATTTACATGACTCTTCTACTGTTTTTGATAAAGAG ttggatGAATTATTAGGTGAAATGAACCGAATGTACAGTTCTGCAACACCAAGCCTAGTGTCTTTTACTAGTAATCCTTTAAAATcagaaaatttaaaatatatagtcTTCCAAGACACTGAAGATGAAAATCGAATTGGTCATTATGATTGGTGTCAATGTCAAAACTGCATTCCAATGCCGACCAATATCGAGTCAGTCTGTTGTAAGGAAATTTCCAATGCAGATGCGTTTTTGGAAGAGTTAAATTGCATTACAGAGCACGAATTATTTGTCATTTATTGTAAAAGAGTAGAGACAGTCAATATCAATTTTCGATCTTGGGGAATTGTACAACAGGAACCGTCGGTAAAGGATTTGAACAG ATTGCTACGAAAAACTGCCTATAGATCCTTTACGGCATGGATTCATGGATACCTAGGGCCATGTAATCGACGACCCATCCCGGCATGTGCAGTGAACAGTGTTCGAATTTCATTTCCTGATCCTGAGTCTATATATTTAGGATATAAAAATACTCGAGAAAGGGCTGCAGAATTTCTAGCTTTTGAATAA
- the LOC122935141 gene encoding uncharacterized protein LOC122935141 — MPACIVTKCRNKSGRRGQSPHIIMHYFPNDIDRVVLWLAQTGQKFADINGVAKKIAEGRKSNKYVICSDHFAEDCYKNTHYGRVLNKDAVPTIFPDVVDGESIIEETLKKPTGHSRKRVRDPDLPTTSLCENISPGEPILPEIVKYGMCSVSTQTDYNLTNSRVYLLSTSQSLNEAQLSTQQEQCLLNPNMSTPLHQGVRRVLESSPGFSSPLKKKINLDFELLDPDSNIMSKIYPLSPILTTNLEQPEVNEDEISINVDESLQNESEYLPGISSLDDSENFMCEPLVLEKKILIHAGNFFAQKTWSTIKN, encoded by the coding sequence ATGCCGGCCTGTATTGTGACTAAGTGTCGTAACAAATCTGGCCGCCGAGGACAAAGTCCCCATATAATAATGCACTATTTTCCGAATGACATTGACCGTGTAGTTTTGTGGCTTGCACAAACTGGTCAAAAATTTGCTGACATCAATGGTGTGGCCAAAAAAATTGCCGAAGGAAGAAAATCTAACAAATATGTCATTTGTTCAGATCATTTTGCAGAGGATTGCTATAAAAACACTCATTACGGAAGAGTTTTGAACAAGGATGCAGTTCCTACCATCTTTCCAGATGTGGTTGATGGAGAAAGTATTATTGAGGAAACTTTAAAAAAACCAACTGGACACTCTAGAAAGCGAGTTCGGGATCCTGATTTACCTACAACAAGTCTTTGCGAAAATATTTCTCCGGGTGAACCTATTCTACCAGAAATTGTAAAGTATGGTATGTGTAGTGTATCAACCCAAACTGACTACAATTTGACCAATAGCAGAGTGTACTTGTTATCCACTTCTCAATCATTAAACGAAGCCCAACTATCAACTCAACAAGAACAATGCCTTTTGAATCCAAATATGTCCACACCTCTACATCAAGGTGTACGCAGAGTTCTTGAAAGCAGTCCAGGATTTTCAtcacctctaaaaaaaaaaattaatctagATTTTGAATTATTGGATCCGGATTCAAATATTATGTCAAAGATATATCCTTTATCACCAATTCTAACAACAAACTTAGAACAACCTGAAGTTAATGAAGATGAAATATCGATCAATGTAGATGAAAGTTTACAGAACGAATCTGAATATCTCCCCGGAATATCAAGTTTGGATGATTCTGAAAATTTTATGTGTGAACCAttagttttagaaaaaaaaattctgatccaTGCAGGCAATTTCTTCGCCCAGAAAACTTGGTCAACGATAAAAAATTGA